In Sparus aurata chromosome 2, fSpaAur1.1, whole genome shotgun sequence, a single genomic region encodes these proteins:
- the LOC115596896 gene encoding sulfotransferase 2B1-like: MTEAELYTVYKGIYLIKGLHTPQTLKYFEEFSFQPDDIIIATYPKSGTTWSQEIVPLIVNGGDPTCLQAPNWDRVPWLEDNPNFEERPSPRIFATHLQYSMMPPSFFKVKPRVINVMRNPKDVFTSAIHYYEKASYYVNPGPQTKFLHKFLDGKVVYGSWFDHVKSWLNAEDKEHIMHISYEEMIMDLKDSVSRITQFLKIPLDNELIEKIADQCLFKNMKTNNSNFCLVSPGMTDLSKSEFMRKGITGDWKNQLTVAEVEYFDAVYKDQMNDVKYKFVWD; this comes from the exons ATGACTGAAGCAGAGTTATACACTGTGTACAAGGGGATCTATCTCATCAAAGGATTACATACTCCACAGACTCTGAAATACTTTGAGGAGTTTTCTTTTCAGCCAGATGATATCATCATCGCAACATATCCCAAGTCAG GTACCACATGGTCACAAGAGATTGTCCCTCTGATAGTCAATGGAGGAGATCCGACCTGTCTCCAGGCTCCTAACTGGGATCGTGTTCCCTGGCTGGAGGACAACCCAAACTTTGAAGAGAGGCCGTCTCCACGAATATTTGCTACTCATCTACAGTACAGCATGATGCCACCATCTTTCTTCAAAGTGAAGCCAAGG GTCATCAATGTCATGAGAAACCCCAAAGATGTGTTCACATCTGCCATTCACTATTATGAGAAGGCCTCCTACTATGTCAACCCAGGTCCACAGACCAAGTTTCTCCACAAGTTCCTCGATGGAAAAG TTGTCTATGGCTCTTGGTTTGATCATGTGAAGAGCTGGCTGAATGCTGAGGATAAAGAGCACATTATGCACATCTCCTATGAAGAGATGATAATG GACCTGAAGGACTCTGTGTCCAGAATCACTCAGTTCTTGAAGATACCTTTGGACAATGAGTTGATCGAGAAGATAGCAGACCAATGTCTTTTCAAGaacatgaagacaaacaacTCAAACTTCTGTTTGGTATCTCCTGGAATGACTGACCTGTCTAAGTCTGAATTTATGAGGAAAG gAATTACCGGAGATTGGAAAAACCAACTAACCGTGGCAGAAGTAGAGTACTTTGATGCAGTTTACAAAGACCAAATGAATGATGTCAAATACAAATTTGTATGGGATTAA